The following coding sequences lie in one Rhinolophus ferrumequinum isolate MPI-CBG mRhiFer1 chromosome 16, mRhiFer1_v1.p, whole genome shotgun sequence genomic window:
- the ZNF248 gene encoding zinc finger protein 248 isoform X1 codes for MNRSQKKNTPLQEQVSFQDVCVDFTQEEWYLLDPAQKILHRDVMLENYNHLVTIGHCITKPDVIIKIEQGEEPWILEQGFPSQCRLEDWKVDNLIESSQENQDEHFWQLAFTTNKTLSIDGGDRVRKTVSLGTDCVPSRNFPYKICDSCEMSLKNISGLIINKNYSGKKPDEYNVYEKLLLDVRHEKTPTRGKSYNQKRNILSHSQDLTQLIFDQPFEYNENGQGFREEAAFFTNKKVQIGETLCNYNECQRTFIQSLKLNLSQKTHLEMEPYECSICGKSFYMDLRLGHQSALTGENPYEYNEYGQIFCDSSTLIIHEGTYAGKIPCEYKVSHKTWIKSALFKHQIVHMEGKPYEHKENGNFNKKSHLTQPRRAHSGEKTFECSECGKTFWEKSNLTQHQRTHTGEKPYECTECGKSFCQKPHLTNHQRTHTGEKPYECKQCGKTFCVKSNLTEHQRTHTGEKPYECNACGKSFCHRSALTVHQRTHTGEKPFICNECGKSFCVKSNLIVHQRTHTGEKPYKCNECAKTFCEKSALTKHQRTHTGEKPYECNGCGKTFSQRSVLTKHQRIHTRVKTLSIS; via the exons AAAAAGAATACACCATTACAGGAACAGGTGTCATTCCAAGATGTATGTGTGGACTTCACCCAGGAAGAGTGGTATCTGCTCGATCCTGCTCAGAAGATACTACACAGAGACGTAATGCTGGAAAATTACAACCACCTTGTCACAATAG GGCATTGTATTACTAAACCAGATGTGATCATCAAGATAGAACAAGGAGAAGAGCCCTGGATATTAGAACAAGGATTCCCAAGCCAGTGCCGCCTAG aaGACTGGAAAGTTGATAACCTGATAGAGAGCAGCCAGGAAAATCAAGATGAACATTTTTGGCAACTTGCTTTCACCACCAACAAAACGTTAAGTATAGATGGTGGTGATAGAGTAAGGAAAACTGTCAGTCTGGGTACAGACTGTGTTCCTTCAAGAAATTTTCCATATAAGATATGTGACTCATGTGAAATGAGTTTGAAGAATATTTCAGgcttaattattaataaaaactattctGGAAAGAAGCCTGATGaatataatgtatatgaaaaattGCTCCTTGATGTTAGGCATGAGAAAACTCCTACTAGAGGGAAATCTTATAATCAAAAAAGGAATATCCTCAGCCATAGCCAAGATCTCACTCAGCTAATTTTTGACCAGCCTTTTGAATATAATGAAAATGGACAAGGCTTCCGTGAGGAGGCAGCGTTTTTCACAAACAAGAAAGTTCAGATAGGAGAGACACTGTGTAATTATAATGAATGTCAGAGAACCTTCATCCAAAGTTTAAAGCTCAATTTATCTCAGAAAACTCATTTGGAAATGGAACCATATGAATGCAGTATTTGCGGGAAGTCCTTCTATATGGATTTAAGACTGGGACATCAGAGCGCTCTGACGGGGGAGAATCCTTATGAATATAATGAATATGGGCAAATTTTCTGTGATAGTTCAACTTTGATTATCCATGAGGGAACTTACGCAGGAAAGATTCCCTGTGAATATAAAGTAAGTCACAAAACGTGGATAAAGTCAGCCCTCTTTAAACATCAGATAGTGCACATGGAGGGAAAACCTTATGAGCacaaggaaaatggaaatttcaaCAAGAAGTCACATCTCACCCAACCTCGAAGAGCTCACTCAGGAGAAAAAACGTTTGAATGTTCTGAATGTGGGAAAACATTCTGGGAGAAGTCAAACCTCACTCAGCATCAGAgaacacacacaggagagaaaccctatgaatgtactgaatgtggGAAATCCTTTTGTCAGAAACCACACCTTACCAACCATCAGCGAACACATACAGGAgaaaaaccttatgaatgtaagcAGTGTGGAAAAACGTTCTGTGTGAAGTCAAACCTCACtgaacatcagagaactcacacaggagagaaaccctatgaatgtaatgcATGTGGAAAATCTTTTTGCCACAGGTCAGCTCTAACTGTACATCAGAgaacacacacaggagagaaaccctttatatgtaatgaatgtgggaaatcctTCTGTGTGAAGTCAAACCTCATTGTACATCAAAgaactcacacaggagagaaaccctataaatgtaatGAGTGTGCAAAAACCTTCTGTGAGAAATCAGCTctcactaaacatcagagaactcacacaggggagaaaccctatgagtgTAATGGATGTGGAAAAACCTTTAGTCAGAGGTCAGTActcactaaacatcagagaattcacacaagGGTGAAAACTCTTTCAATATCCTGA
- the ZNF248 gene encoding zinc finger protein 248 isoform X2, with amino-acid sequence MNRSQKKNTPLQEQVSFQDVCVDFTQEEWYLLDPAQKILHRDVMLENYNHLVTIGHCITKPDVIIKIEQGEEPWILEQGFPSQCRLDWKVDNLIESSQENQDEHFWQLAFTTNKTLSIDGGDRVRKTVSLGTDCVPSRNFPYKICDSCEMSLKNISGLIINKNYSGKKPDEYNVYEKLLLDVRHEKTPTRGKSYNQKRNILSHSQDLTQLIFDQPFEYNENGQGFREEAAFFTNKKVQIGETLCNYNECQRTFIQSLKLNLSQKTHLEMEPYECSICGKSFYMDLRLGHQSALTGENPYEYNEYGQIFCDSSTLIIHEGTYAGKIPCEYKVSHKTWIKSALFKHQIVHMEGKPYEHKENGNFNKKSHLTQPRRAHSGEKTFECSECGKTFWEKSNLTQHQRTHTGEKPYECTECGKSFCQKPHLTNHQRTHTGEKPYECKQCGKTFCVKSNLTEHQRTHTGEKPYECNACGKSFCHRSALTVHQRTHTGEKPFICNECGKSFCVKSNLIVHQRTHTGEKPYKCNECAKTFCEKSALTKHQRTHTGEKPYECNGCGKTFSQRSVLTKHQRIHTRVKTLSIS; translated from the exons AAAAAGAATACACCATTACAGGAACAGGTGTCATTCCAAGATGTATGTGTGGACTTCACCCAGGAAGAGTGGTATCTGCTCGATCCTGCTCAGAAGATACTACACAGAGACGTAATGCTGGAAAATTACAACCACCTTGTCACAATAG GGCATTGTATTACTAAACCAGATGTGATCATCAAGATAGAACAAGGAGAAGAGCCCTGGATATTAGAACAAGGATTCCCAAGCCAGTGCCGCCTAG ACTGGAAAGTTGATAACCTGATAGAGAGCAGCCAGGAAAATCAAGATGAACATTTTTGGCAACTTGCTTTCACCACCAACAAAACGTTAAGTATAGATGGTGGTGATAGAGTAAGGAAAACTGTCAGTCTGGGTACAGACTGTGTTCCTTCAAGAAATTTTCCATATAAGATATGTGACTCATGTGAAATGAGTTTGAAGAATATTTCAGgcttaattattaataaaaactattctGGAAAGAAGCCTGATGaatataatgtatatgaaaaattGCTCCTTGATGTTAGGCATGAGAAAACTCCTACTAGAGGGAAATCTTATAATCAAAAAAGGAATATCCTCAGCCATAGCCAAGATCTCACTCAGCTAATTTTTGACCAGCCTTTTGAATATAATGAAAATGGACAAGGCTTCCGTGAGGAGGCAGCGTTTTTCACAAACAAGAAAGTTCAGATAGGAGAGACACTGTGTAATTATAATGAATGTCAGAGAACCTTCATCCAAAGTTTAAAGCTCAATTTATCTCAGAAAACTCATTTGGAAATGGAACCATATGAATGCAGTATTTGCGGGAAGTCCTTCTATATGGATTTAAGACTGGGACATCAGAGCGCTCTGACGGGGGAGAATCCTTATGAATATAATGAATATGGGCAAATTTTCTGTGATAGTTCAACTTTGATTATCCATGAGGGAACTTACGCAGGAAAGATTCCCTGTGAATATAAAGTAAGTCACAAAACGTGGATAAAGTCAGCCCTCTTTAAACATCAGATAGTGCACATGGAGGGAAAACCTTATGAGCacaaggaaaatggaaatttcaaCAAGAAGTCACATCTCACCCAACCTCGAAGAGCTCACTCAGGAGAAAAAACGTTTGAATGTTCTGAATGTGGGAAAACATTCTGGGAGAAGTCAAACCTCACTCAGCATCAGAgaacacacacaggagagaaaccctatgaatgtactgaatgtggGAAATCCTTTTGTCAGAAACCACACCTTACCAACCATCAGCGAACACATACAGGAgaaaaaccttatgaatgtaagcAGTGTGGAAAAACGTTCTGTGTGAAGTCAAACCTCACtgaacatcagagaactcacacaggagagaaaccctatgaatgtaatgcATGTGGAAAATCTTTTTGCCACAGGTCAGCTCTAACTGTACATCAGAgaacacacacaggagagaaaccctttatatgtaatgaatgtgggaaatcctTCTGTGTGAAGTCAAACCTCATTGTACATCAAAgaactcacacaggagagaaaccctataaatgtaatGAGTGTGCAAAAACCTTCTGTGAGAAATCAGCTctcactaaacatcagagaactcacacaggggagaaaccctatgagtgTAATGGATGTGGAAAAACCTTTAGTCAGAGGTCAGTActcactaaacatcagagaattcacacaagGGTGAAAACTCTTTCAATATCCTGA
- the ZNF248 gene encoding zinc finger protein 248 isoform X3, whose translation MLENYNHLVTIGHCITKPDVIIKIEQGEEPWILEQGFPSQCRLEDWKVDNLIESSQENQDEHFWQLAFTTNKTLSIDGGDRVRKTVSLGTDCVPSRNFPYKICDSCEMSLKNISGLIINKNYSGKKPDEYNVYEKLLLDVRHEKTPTRGKSYNQKRNILSHSQDLTQLIFDQPFEYNENGQGFREEAAFFTNKKVQIGETLCNYNECQRTFIQSLKLNLSQKTHLEMEPYECSICGKSFYMDLRLGHQSALTGENPYEYNEYGQIFCDSSTLIIHEGTYAGKIPCEYKVSHKTWIKSALFKHQIVHMEGKPYEHKENGNFNKKSHLTQPRRAHSGEKTFECSECGKTFWEKSNLTQHQRTHTGEKPYECTECGKSFCQKPHLTNHQRTHTGEKPYECKQCGKTFCVKSNLTEHQRTHTGEKPYECNACGKSFCHRSALTVHQRTHTGEKPFICNECGKSFCVKSNLIVHQRTHTGEKPYKCNECAKTFCEKSALTKHQRTHTGEKPYECNGCGKTFSQRSVLTKHQRIHTRVKTLSIS comes from the exons ATGCTGGAAAATTACAACCACCTTGTCACAATAG GGCATTGTATTACTAAACCAGATGTGATCATCAAGATAGAACAAGGAGAAGAGCCCTGGATATTAGAACAAGGATTCCCAAGCCAGTGCCGCCTAG aaGACTGGAAAGTTGATAACCTGATAGAGAGCAGCCAGGAAAATCAAGATGAACATTTTTGGCAACTTGCTTTCACCACCAACAAAACGTTAAGTATAGATGGTGGTGATAGAGTAAGGAAAACTGTCAGTCTGGGTACAGACTGTGTTCCTTCAAGAAATTTTCCATATAAGATATGTGACTCATGTGAAATGAGTTTGAAGAATATTTCAGgcttaattattaataaaaactattctGGAAAGAAGCCTGATGaatataatgtatatgaaaaattGCTCCTTGATGTTAGGCATGAGAAAACTCCTACTAGAGGGAAATCTTATAATCAAAAAAGGAATATCCTCAGCCATAGCCAAGATCTCACTCAGCTAATTTTTGACCAGCCTTTTGAATATAATGAAAATGGACAAGGCTTCCGTGAGGAGGCAGCGTTTTTCACAAACAAGAAAGTTCAGATAGGAGAGACACTGTGTAATTATAATGAATGTCAGAGAACCTTCATCCAAAGTTTAAAGCTCAATTTATCTCAGAAAACTCATTTGGAAATGGAACCATATGAATGCAGTATTTGCGGGAAGTCCTTCTATATGGATTTAAGACTGGGACATCAGAGCGCTCTGACGGGGGAGAATCCTTATGAATATAATGAATATGGGCAAATTTTCTGTGATAGTTCAACTTTGATTATCCATGAGGGAACTTACGCAGGAAAGATTCCCTGTGAATATAAAGTAAGTCACAAAACGTGGATAAAGTCAGCCCTCTTTAAACATCAGATAGTGCACATGGAGGGAAAACCTTATGAGCacaaggaaaatggaaatttcaaCAAGAAGTCACATCTCACCCAACCTCGAAGAGCTCACTCAGGAGAAAAAACGTTTGAATGTTCTGAATGTGGGAAAACATTCTGGGAGAAGTCAAACCTCACTCAGCATCAGAgaacacacacaggagagaaaccctatgaatgtactgaatgtggGAAATCCTTTTGTCAGAAACCACACCTTACCAACCATCAGCGAACACATACAGGAgaaaaaccttatgaatgtaagcAGTGTGGAAAAACGTTCTGTGTGAAGTCAAACCTCACtgaacatcagagaactcacacaggagagaaaccctatgaatgtaatgcATGTGGAAAATCTTTTTGCCACAGGTCAGCTCTAACTGTACATCAGAgaacacacacaggagagaaaccctttatatgtaatgaatgtgggaaatcctTCTGTGTGAAGTCAAACCTCATTGTACATCAAAgaactcacacaggagagaaaccctataaatgtaatGAGTGTGCAAAAACCTTCTGTGAGAAATCAGCTctcactaaacatcagagaactcacacaggggagaaaccctatgagtgTAATGGATGTGGAAAAACCTTTAGTCAGAGGTCAGTActcactaaacatcagagaattcacacaagGGTGAAAACTCTTTCAATATCCTGA